The region GAATTCTTCTTACCGGCTGCCGGCTCATGGTCTCCGGCCTGACTTCTATGCTATCGCCTTTGCCGGGGCTTGAATATCATGAGTATTGATGATCACCTATCACAATTGATTCACAAATGATTGTTGCCCGGCACACCAAGCTTCAGACGAAAGTGCATTATCAAAACTGATAGGCATTCCCAAAAATAATAAAGCGCTTTCATTTATGGTGTCAGGTACAAGGTGGATAAAAATTGGATGGTGAGGGAGGGGGGTTGTGCTCTTCATTCGCTCGTTTAGCCAACTTTCTCGGGATTCAGGTGCACTTGTGCTCTTCATCTACTCACTTTCAGCTCCATCAGAGGGATTTATCCCTTTCATTTCCCTATCCCGCCCATTTTCGGCTCCATCAGAGGGATTTTTCCCTTTCTTTCCCGCCGCCTACCCACTTTCCGCAGACAAGCCGAAACAATATGGTCCCTGAAAGGAGCTACCGTTCCGCCGGGGAGGGCTTTAATGGGCTCCTAAGGGCTTTTATTTTACAGGATTTTATGACCATCTATGAACTTCTAAGAACTCTTGCTCTTCGCTGACTTGTAGCCGCTTGGCGGCATGCCTTCATACTTGCGGAAAAAGCGGTTGAAGCTCTGCACATTGGCATAACCGACCTCAGCGGCAATCTGCTTGATCGTCAGCCCCGAATCCAGCAGCAGCTCCTTGGCCTGCTCAATCCTTAGCTGGTTGACGAAGTCAATCATGCTGCTGCCGGTCTGCTCATATACAAGCTTGCGCATATAGGAGTAGCTGATGCCTATCTGCTTGGCCATATCCTCGAAGACGATCTCTTCCCGGTAGTGCTGCTTCAGGTACTCCGTGATCCGCTGCGCATAATTGGTCTCATGGGCGCTGCGGTCCAGGCTCTGAACAATCTCGCAGTAGAAATCATACAGGTACTCCTCCAGCTCATCCAGCGTATCCATGGCGGCGAGAATCGAATACACGTTACCCCGGCCCATAATCATCCGTCCGGTCCCGAGGTGATTCTCGCGCAGATGCTTGATCGTCGCGCCCATCAGCTGATGATAGATGAACATAATATTATCGTAGGAGATATTGTCCTCTGCGGAGATCTGGCTGCGGATGCTCTGCAGCTCCTTGAAGATACCCGCCAGGTCGCCGGCATCCAGGAAATTCAGGATTCGCCGCTCGCTGCTCTCAGAGTCAACATACTTGCGGCTGTTATCCTCCCCGTCATGCCAGTACATGATGCTTCCGGCCCCCTTGATCATCCGGCGCTTGATCACCTCCATCGCTTCGAACAGCCGCAGCGCCACCCTCTCCGGAGCATCCGTCCGCTCACTTACCCCAATCGTGACCGAATGCTCCAGCAGCTCAAGCGACTGGTCACGGATCTCCTCCAGTGCCTGCTGGATCAGACCCCCGTCCGCCTCCCCCTCCTCCGGGGCAAAGTTCAGTACAATCACTGTACAGCCCTCATTATGGTAGACACAACGAGCTACCAGCGCTTCTGGGAAAACACTCTCATATTTGGCACTCAGCAAATACCGGTGATAGCTGCGCGTCTCGACATTGGTATGTCCAACGTATCTTCTATATTGGTCGATGGAGACCACCACCACTCTGTAGCAGGCATGCGGAAAAACCTCCGTGATCCGCGGCGGAATCTCACCGCGCAGCAGACGGTGTACGGCCAGACTGCGGGTATCCTGTTCACGCTCCTGCAACAGCTGGAACAGGCTTTCTTCCTCCTCCTGCATCCGTTTGAAGGCCAGATCCAGGAAGGCCAGCTCATTCTTGTTCACTACGCCCACATCAATCTTCGAGCGTATCGTCTGCACCAGCTGCCTCAGGGGCCTGGACAGCCAGGTGGCAAGGAAGATGGCCAGCAGCGTTCCGAGTACAATGATCGCCCCCGTCAGCAGAATGATATTTCCCTGCATCTCTCTCGATTTGGTCATCAGCTCATCCATGGAGCTCCAGCTTACATTCCACCACCCGGACAAGGAGGAACGGCTCCAGGCATACACCGTCCGTTTACCCTCCAGCTTACGGAAGGTGTAGCCTTCACTGGCTTCCTGATTCAGAATCTCCTGTAAGAACGGCAGCTTACGGCTGTCGGAGAGCAGCATGGACTGGTCATTGAAGGAAATCACCGTACCCGCAGCGTCCAGCAGGAGGTAGTTGCTGTCACCCACCTCGGTAGCATGCAGATATTTGCCGATCTGGCTCTCCTTCATATTGACGACGATTACTCCCCGGGTGGTAGTAGACAAGCGGTTGAGCGGGTACACATAAGACACCACGTTCTCGCCCGACGCAAGCTTACGGGGCACCCATACCCCGCTGATCCCCCTGCGTCCCTTAAGCGCTTCTGTAATCCATCCGATAGGCTCATAGCGGGCAAGCGTCGTGATGCTGCTGTCGGTAGAGAAGACATAATCCGAATCCTCCAGGACAAAGAATGAAGAATACACACCATCCACCCGGCGGTTCAGGTTCAGCAGCTCCTTAGTCACGGACAGCGCCAGACTTACATTATTATAGTTGGCGTTAATCTCATCGTAGGTCTCGAAGCTGCGGATGCGGTCAAAAATATTCGTCGCCGCCAGACGTGACGTATCCTGGGCCAGATTGGCCAGCGCGTTCTCATTCAGCCTGCGGTTGGCATTAAGCCCGGCCAGCGTAGATTCCCCGATAGCTGCTTCAGAATTCTGTATAATCTGTGACCCGCTGTACCAGGTCAGGACTGCTGTAGGAATAGCCATAATGCAGAATAGAATCAACGCCAGCTGCAGGATCATCGGTGTTTTTTTCATCACATATCCCCCTAAGGATTTCAATGTTACCGCTTTCAATATTTTTATTTTATCATTTCAGGATACATTTTACATATGTGTATAGGAAAATTTTTCAGTCTCCGCACAGCATGTCACAGGCTGGTGTCCATTGCTCTGATATGCGGATGCAGGCTTACGCAGAAACAGCAAAAACGCCTGGATGCATAGCTATCCGGGCGTTTATAGCTTTCTTTTATCGGGATAGGCTGGCTGGCAGGAAATGCTTACTCCGCATTCACCGCTTCATCCTCGAACTCCTCGATGCTGTCGTTGGAGCCGATCACCACCATGATATCCCCCTGATGCACATAATCATGTGCGGTCGGGGCTACGATGATGCCATCCTCGCGGTTCAGGGCAATGATGCTGCAGCCGTATTTGGCGCGGGTATTCAGCTCGGAGAGGCTTTTACCGTTCATGCAGGCGGGCACCGTCAGCTCAACGACCTTGTAATCCTTGGAAATCTCGATATAATCAAGCAGATTCGGCGTCACCAGCTGGTGAGCCACGCGGATACCCATATCACGCTCCGGGAAAATCACCCGGTCCACCCCCAGCTTCGACAGCGCGCGGCCGTGCAGAATGGAGATCGCTTTGCCGACCACCTGCTTGACGCCCAGCTCCTTCAGCAGAATCGCAGCCAGAATACTCCGCTCCATATTATCCCCGATCGCCACAATGCCGCAGTCGAAATTACGCACCCCGAGTGAGCGCATAATCCCTTCATCCGTAGCATCCGCCATGACCGCATGCGTCAGCCGGCCGCTCATTTCCTCCACCCGCTCCTCCTGGTGGTCAATGCCAAGCACCTCGTAGCCCATGGACATCAGCTCCAGCGCCAGACTTGAGCCGAAGCGGCCCAGGCCGATTACAACAAACTGCTGTGGTTTCATGACTTGATTCCCCTATCCAATTATCATTTTGCCTTCCGGATATTTATATAATGGTTTGCCCTGTCTCGGACCAAGCGCATACGCCAGCGTAAGCAGTCCTAGCCTTCCGGCGAACATGGTCAGGCAGATCAGGATCTTGCCGACCTGCGTCAGCTCCGGGGTCAAACCCAGACTTAGTCCGACATTGGCAAACGCCGAGATCGTCTCGAACAGAATCATCAGATACGGCAGCCCCTCTGTAGTCGAGAGCATCATTGAGACCGTCACGATCAGCAGCAGCGCCAGCAGCGTAATCGTCAGTGCCTTGAACACGCGCTCCTGAGCCAGCCGGTAACGGAAGAGCACGATGTCTTCGCGGCCGCGCAGCATGGAGATAACTGCACCGATCATCAGCGTGAAGGTCGTGGTCTTGATGC is a window of Paenibacillus sp. FSL H3-0469 DNA encoding:
- a CDS encoding TrkA family potassium uptake protein produces the protein MKPQQFVVIGLGRFGSSLALELMSMGYEVLGIDHQEERVEEMSGRLTHAVMADATDEGIMRSLGVRNFDCGIVAIGDNMERSILAAILLKELGVKQVVGKAISILHGRALSKLGVDRVIFPERDMGIRVAHQLVTPNLLDYIEISKDYKVVELTVPACMNGKSLSELNTRAKYGCSIIALNREDGIIVAPTAHDYVHQGDIMVVIGSNDSIEEFEDEAVNAE
- a CDS encoding AraC family transcriptional regulator, whose amino-acid sequence is MKKTPMILQLALILFCIMAIPTAVLTWYSGSQIIQNSEAAIGESTLAGLNANRRLNENALANLAQDTSRLAATNIFDRIRSFETYDEINANYNNVSLALSVTKELLNLNRRVDGVYSSFFVLEDSDYVFSTDSSITTLARYEPIGWITEALKGRRGISGVWVPRKLASGENVVSYVYPLNRLSTTTRGVIVVNMKESQIGKYLHATEVGDSNYLLLDAAGTVISFNDQSMLLSDSRKLPFLQEILNQEASEGYTFRKLEGKRTVYAWSRSSLSGWWNVSWSSMDELMTKSREMQGNIILLTGAIIVLGTLLAIFLATWLSRPLRQLVQTIRSKIDVGVVNKNELAFLDLAFKRMQEEEESLFQLLQEREQDTRSLAVHRLLRGEIPPRITEVFPHACYRVVVVSIDQYRRYVGHTNVETRSYHRYLLSAKYESVFPEALVARCVYHNEGCTVIVLNFAPEEGEADGGLIQQALEEIRDQSLELLEHSVTIGVSERTDAPERVALRLFEAMEVIKRRMIKGAGSIMYWHDGEDNSRKYVDSESSERRILNFLDAGDLAGIFKELQSIRSQISAEDNISYDNIMFIYHQLMGATIKHLRENHLGTGRMIMGRGNVYSILAAMDTLDELEEYLYDFYCEIVQSLDRSAHETNYAQRITEYLKQHYREEIVFEDMAKQIGISYSYMRKLVYEQTGSSMIDFVNQLRIEQAKELLLDSGLTIKQIAAEVGYANVQSFNRFFRKYEGMPPSGYKSAKSKSS